In Spartinivicinus poritis, a single window of DNA contains:
- a CDS encoding protein adenylyltransferase SelO, whose product MTPITDLTFDNQFAQLSDCFYTKQPPTPLTNPHLVSANESVANLLGFNLANDKDISSLVSIGSGQKIWPEAEPLAMVYSGHQFGVYNPQLGDGRGLLLGEICTTNGDKWDLHLKGSGMTPYSRQGDGRAVLRSTIREYLCSEAMHHLGIPTTRALCIVGSNEPVYRETIETAATLIRVAKTHLRFGSFEFFYYTRQHKELKELIDFAIQQYYPSLMGSNDQYEEFYRQTVIKTGKLIAYWQAFGFAHGVMNTDNMSLLGDTFDYGPFGFMDDYDQGFICNHSDHSGRYAFNQQPSIAYWNCACLGQALVPFIKPDTIKQLLSEFEKAFIHKYADLMRQKLGLLELTESDQELVQQLFSLMQKNSVDYTLFFRHLCDFIPNKQNSSIRDLFIDRDGFDNWSKQYSQRLAQQDDEQTNRSQQMKSVNPKYILRNYLAQQAIDKATKQQDFNEVNQLLNLLRQPFAEQPDMEHYAKLPPEWGKKLTVSCSS is encoded by the coding sequence GTGACACCTATAACTGACCTGACATTTGATAACCAGTTTGCCCAACTTAGCGACTGCTTTTACACTAAACAGCCTCCAACGCCCTTAACTAACCCTCATCTAGTTAGTGCTAATGAATCTGTTGCTAATTTATTGGGCTTTAACCTAGCTAACGATAAAGATATAAGCTCCTTAGTCAGCATAGGTAGTGGCCAAAAAATTTGGCCAGAGGCAGAGCCTTTGGCCATGGTCTATTCAGGCCATCAGTTTGGTGTTTATAACCCTCAACTAGGTGATGGAAGAGGTTTATTACTAGGTGAAATATGCACTACTAATGGTGACAAGTGGGATCTGCACCTTAAAGGGTCTGGAATGACACCTTACTCTCGTCAAGGAGATGGTCGAGCAGTATTGCGCTCAACAATTCGAGAATATCTATGCAGTGAGGCAATGCATCACTTGGGCATCCCTACTACACGTGCATTATGTATAGTCGGCAGTAACGAACCCGTATATCGAGAAACGATAGAAACAGCTGCTACTTTAATCAGAGTGGCTAAAACTCACTTACGATTTGGCAGTTTTGAGTTTTTTTATTACACCCGACAGCATAAAGAATTAAAAGAGTTAATTGATTTTGCAATTCAACAATACTACCCCAGCCTGATGGGAAGCAATGATCAATATGAAGAGTTCTACCGCCAAACTGTCATAAAAACCGGCAAACTGATTGCTTACTGGCAAGCATTTGGCTTTGCCCATGGCGTAATGAACACAGATAATATGTCCCTGCTAGGAGATACCTTTGACTACGGCCCCTTTGGTTTTATGGATGATTATGATCAAGGATTTATTTGTAATCACTCAGACCACTCTGGCCGCTATGCGTTTAACCAACAACCATCAATAGCATATTGGAACTGTGCCTGCCTTGGTCAAGCGCTCGTACCCTTTATAAAACCCGATACCATCAAACAGTTATTAAGTGAGTTTGAAAAGGCTTTTATACATAAGTATGCTGACTTAATGCGACAAAAACTTGGGCTGTTAGAGTTGACTGAATCTGATCAAGAGTTAGTACAACAATTGTTTAGTTTAATGCAAAAAAATAGCGTCGATTATACTTTATTTTTCCGGCATCTTTGCGACTTTATACCTAATAAGCAAAACTCTTCTATTAGAGATCTGTTTATTGATCGAGATGGGTTCGACAATTGGTCAAAACAATATAGCCAACGACTAGCTCAACAAGACGACGAACAAACAAACCGCTCGCAACAAATGAAATCTGTTAACCCCAAATATATCCTGCGTAACTACCTAGCTCAACAAGCCATAGATAAAGCAACAAAACAGCAAGACTTCAACGAAGTTAATCAACTGCTAAACTTATTAAGGCAGCCTTTTGCTGAACAACCAGATATGGAGCACTACGCCAAGCTCCCTCCAGAATGGGGA